The Papaver somniferum cultivar HN1 unplaced genomic scaffold, ASM357369v1 unplaced-scaffold_107, whole genome shotgun sequence genome includes a region encoding these proteins:
- the LOC113327958 gene encoding uncharacterized protein LOC113327958 yields MILSLRGNDAHMIEEFKREMMMKYEMSDMGLLKYFLGIEVHQSEDAVFNSQRKYAERVLKKFGMLGCNPTSTPPVVNEKLKKDDGGRKVDETYYRGLIGKLLYLTHKRPDIMFASSMFSRFMSSPSHLHLGAEKRLLRYIQGTMNFGIMYSRNLDVKLVGYCDSDLGGCIDDMKSTSGYAFSLGSGIFTWASKKQETVALSTAEAEYISSLVATSHVVWLRRIMEDIQEKQEKSTVIFVTTNPPLLCPKNRLSIVEQGTLNSIITSFDKRLKMVR; encoded by the coding sequence atgatcttaTCTTTACGGGGTAATGATGCTCATATGATTGAGGaattcaagagagaaatgatgatgaaatatgagatGAGTGACATGGGTTTGCTCAAGTACTTCCTTGGTATTGAAGTTCATCAAAGTGAAGATGCAGTGTTCAATTCTCAAAGAAAGTATGCCGAAAGGGTGTTGAAGAAATTTGGTATGCTTGGTTGTAACCCCACATCTACACCACCTGtagtgaatgagaaactcaagaaggatgatggaggaagaaagGTTGATGAGACTTACTATAGAGGTCTTATTGGAAAATTGTTGTACCTTACACATAAAAGACCCGACATCATGTTTGCTTCAAGTATGTTTTCTAGGTTCATGAGTTCACCAAGTCATTTACATCTTGGCGCAGAAAAGAGGTTGTTAAGGTATATACAAGGAACAATGAATTTTGGAATCATGTATTCAAGAAATTTGGATGTCAAATTAGTTGGCTATTGTGATAGCGACTTGGGAGGATGTATTGATGACATGAAGAGTACATCGGGGTACGCGTTTTCTCTTGGTTCGGGTATATTTACATGGGCATCAAAGAAGCAAGAAACCGTAGCTCTATCCACGGCGGAAGCGGAGTACATTTCGTCATTAGTAGCTACATCTCATGTTGTATGGCTAAGAAGAATCATGGAAGATATTCAAGAGAAGCAAGAAAAAAGCACCGTAATTTTTGTGACAACAAATCCGCCATTGCTATGTCCAAAAAATCGGTTGAGCATTGTAGAGCAAGGAACATTAAACTCAATTATCACTTCATTCGATAAGCGGTTGAAGATGGTGAGATAA